The Mesorhizobium sp. M1D.F.Ca.ET.043.01.1.1 genome contains a region encoding:
- a CDS encoding sugar ABC transporter ATP-binding protein, giving the protein MTVNPLLDATGVAKNYGAVAALRNASLSVLPGEVHALMGANGAGKSTLVKILTGAIRSDAGRILIRGEVRDVRSPAAARRAGLLPVYQEPALIPDLDVLSNLRLTGTPVEPFRGWVRELGIPNLDIRETARDIPLAVLRVLDLARALAVEPDVLLLDEMTAALPANLAEKVLEVVRRQGDSGRSVIFISHRFVEISALCDRATVLRDGATVGVVDIEPGIEEKIVEMMLGARIEKTSVAAARMASEASSLQHSHPRLVVRNLRLGTKLNDVSFDLANGEVAGVVALEGQGQDELFAALAGSIRPADGTIEVDGAPMKFSHPSDAIQAGIAYVPGDRTEALAMQRSVRENIALPFSAALRKWGPIRVQRERMVVSSAIGRLQIDTRAQGEVQRLSGGNQQKVTIARWIAADARTILCFDPTRGIDVGTKQEIYKLLRELAGLGKSVLFYTSELEEVQRVCDRVIVIFGGRVVDTFPVELADEPALMRAAYGLPRGAREDVGILADVRPASDTEAAP; this is encoded by the coding sequence TTGACCGTCAACCCTCTCCTCGACGCCACCGGCGTCGCGAAAAATTATGGCGCGGTGGCCGCGCTGCGCAATGCGTCGCTGTCGGTGCTGCCGGGCGAAGTTCACGCATTGATGGGCGCCAACGGGGCCGGCAAGTCGACGCTGGTGAAGATTCTGACCGGCGCCATCCGCTCGGACGCCGGCCGCATCCTGATCCGCGGCGAGGTCCGCGACGTGCGCTCGCCCGCCGCCGCCCGCCGTGCCGGGCTGCTGCCGGTCTATCAGGAGCCGGCGCTGATCCCCGACCTCGATGTGCTTTCCAACCTGCGGCTGACCGGCACGCCGGTCGAGCCGTTCCGCGGCTGGGTGCGCGAGCTCGGCATCCCCAATCTCGATATTCGCGAGACCGCGCGTGACATTCCGCTGGCCGTGCTGCGCGTGCTCGATCTGGCGCGCGCGCTCGCCGTCGAACCCGACGTGCTGCTGCTCGACGAGATGACGGCGGCGCTCCCCGCCAACCTCGCCGAAAAGGTGCTGGAAGTCGTGCGCCGCCAGGGCGACAGCGGCCGCTCGGTCATCTTCATCTCGCACCGCTTCGTCGAGATTTCCGCGCTCTGCGACCGCGCCACGGTGCTGCGCGACGGCGCCACCGTCGGCGTCGTCGACATCGAGCCGGGCATCGAGGAAAAGATCGTCGAGATGATGCTCGGCGCCCGCATCGAAAAGACCAGCGTCGCCGCCGCCAGGATGGCAAGCGAGGCGTCATCCCTGCAGCACAGCCATCCTCGGCTTGTCGTGCGCAACCTTCGGCTCGGCACCAAGCTCAACGACGTCTCCTTCGATCTCGCCAATGGTGAGGTGGCGGGCGTCGTTGCGCTCGAGGGCCAGGGCCAGGACGAGCTCTTCGCCGCGCTTGCCGGCTCGATCCGGCCGGCCGACGGCACGATCGAGGTCGACGGCGCGCCGATGAAGTTTTCGCATCCGAGCGACGCTATCCAAGCCGGCATCGCCTATGTCCCGGGCGACCGCACCGAGGCTTTAGCCATGCAGCGCTCGGTGCGCGAGAACATCGCGCTGCCCTTCAGCGCGGCGCTCCGCAAATGGGGGCCGATCCGGGTGCAGCGGGAACGCATGGTGGTTTCCAGCGCCATCGGCCGGCTGCAGATCGACACCCGTGCGCAGGGCGAGGTACAGCGGCTTTCCGGCGGCAACCAGCAGAAGGTGACCATCGCCCGCTGGATCGCGGCGGATGCCCGCACCATCCTCTGCTTCGACCCGACGCGCGGCATCGATGTCGGCACCAAGCAGGAGATCTACAAATTACTGCGCGAGCTTGCCGGCCTCGGCAAGTCGGTCCTCTTCTACACATCCGAGCTGGAGGAGGTGCAGCGGGTCTGCGACCGCGTCATCGTCATCTTCGGCGGTCGCGTCGTCGACACTTTCCCAGTCGAGCTGGCCGACGAGCCGGCGCTGATGCGGGCGGCCTACGGCCTGCCGCGCGGCGCCAGGGAGGATGTCGGCATCCTTGCCGATGTCAGGCCCGCTTCCGATACGGAGGCCGCGCCATGA
- a CDS encoding RidA family protein, which yields MSKQCFGKSHVPLSPAVRAGDFVYVSGQVPVGSDGLVVKGGITEQAEQVLQNVKAALALAGCTMDDVVKTTVWLEDARDFGAFNTVYARHFPNDPPARTTVESRLMIDIKIEVEAVAYRPA from the coding sequence TTGTCCAAGCAATGCTTTGGAAAGTCGCATGTCCCGCTCTCGCCAGCCGTGCGCGCCGGCGATTTCGTCTATGTCTCCGGCCAGGTGCCGGTGGGAAGCGACGGCCTCGTGGTCAAGGGTGGGATCACAGAGCAGGCCGAGCAGGTGCTGCAGAACGTCAAGGCCGCGCTGGCGCTTGCCGGCTGCACCATGGACGATGTGGTCAAGACCACCGTCTGGCTTGAGGACGCCCGCGATTTCGGCGCCTTCAACACGGTCTATGCCAGGCATTTCCCGAACGACCCGCCGGCGCGCACCACCGTCGAGTCGCGCCTAATGATCGACATCAAGATCGAGGTCGAAGCTGTAGCTTACCGGCCGGCCTGA
- a CDS encoding Crp/Fnr family transcriptional regulator has protein sequence MREDIHTKGIPVLCVSCEARHRGICGALSPDQLVTLSKSTKRHKAEAGRELVSDVGSVDRFSNVLSGVVKLTKTLSDGRQQIVGLQFAPDFLGRPFQTESTLTAEAATDVELCSFPRQTLERMMKEQPDLEHRLLEQKLRELDQSRDWMVALGRKTAAEKIASFLLMIARNIDPAAGPERRGASFDLPLTRAEIADFLGLTVETVSRQITRLRGENVIRVENNRRVMVDDIQRLAARAGD, from the coding sequence GTGCGCGAAGACATTCATACGAAAGGCATCCCGGTCCTCTGCGTTTCATGCGAAGCGCGGCATCGCGGCATATGCGGCGCGCTCAGCCCCGATCAATTGGTGACGCTTTCCAAGTCGACGAAACGGCACAAGGCCGAAGCCGGCAGGGAACTGGTCAGCGATGTCGGAAGCGTTGATCGCTTCTCCAACGTGCTTTCGGGTGTCGTGAAGCTGACCAAGACGCTTTCCGATGGCCGCCAGCAGATCGTCGGCCTCCAGTTCGCCCCCGACTTCCTCGGCAGACCCTTCCAGACCGAGAGCACGCTGACCGCCGAGGCCGCGACCGACGTCGAGCTGTGCTCGTTCCCGCGCCAGACGCTGGAGCGCATGATGAAGGAGCAGCCGGACCTCGAGCATCGCCTGCTCGAACAAAAGCTGCGCGAGCTCGACCAGTCGCGCGACTGGATGGTGGCGCTCGGCCGCAAGACCGCCGCCGAGAAGATCGCCAGCTTCCTTCTGATGATCGCGCGCAACATCGATCCCGCCGCAGGTCCCGAGCGCCGCGGCGCGTCTTTCGACCTGCCGCTGACGCGCGCGGAAATCGCGGATTTCCTGGGGCTCACCGTGGAGACGGTGAGCCGGCAGATCACCCGCCTGCGCGGCGAGAATGTGATCCGCGTCGAGAACAACCGTCGCGTCATGGTCGACGACATCCAGCGTCTCGCGGCACGGGCCGGCGACTGA
- a CDS encoding amidohydrolase/deacetylase family metallohydrolase yields the protein MQFDLLIKGGRVIDPASGLDASRDVAIADGRVAAIDAAIDAEAAGEVVDARDCIVTPGLVDLHSHVYWGGTSLGVDADGLAAKSGTTTFIDAGSAGAGNFLGFRRHVIERSKVRILAYVNISFAGIFGFAETVSVGECSDLRLCEPRETVAAVREHADVVVGVKVRSGRHAGGTSGIAPVDLALEAADKVGLPLMAHIDEPPPGRSEVLPRLRRGDILTHCFRPFPNAPVFASGAVRPDMRLARERGVIFDIGHGMGSFDFEVAKAMLAEGLAPDVISSDVHLYCVDGPAFDILVCMSKLMALGMPLVEVLRAATQRPAEAIARPELGTLKVGGIGDVAVLKLQPGRFTFVDAVGASLVADQRLVSNGIVIGGKWWPNEAPDRNETERFEAHAHHTHVEVAARHFGPSSSF from the coding sequence ATGCAGTTCGATCTGCTGATCAAGGGCGGTCGTGTGATTGATCCGGCGTCAGGCCTCGACGCATCACGCGACGTCGCCATCGCCGATGGCCGCGTCGCCGCCATCGACGCGGCGATCGATGCCGAGGCCGCCGGTGAGGTCGTCGACGCCAGGGACTGCATCGTCACGCCGGGGCTCGTCGACCTGCACAGCCATGTCTATTGGGGCGGCACCTCGCTCGGCGTCGACGCCGACGGGCTCGCCGCCAAGAGCGGCACCACCACCTTCATCGACGCCGGCAGCGCCGGAGCCGGCAATTTCCTGGGCTTTCGCCGCCATGTCATCGAGCGTTCGAAGGTCCGCATCCTCGCCTACGTCAACATCTCCTTCGCCGGCATCTTCGGCTTCGCCGAGACCGTTTCCGTCGGCGAATGTTCCGATCTCAGGCTCTGCGAGCCGCGCGAGACGGTGGCGGCGGTGCGCGAGCACGCCGACGTCGTCGTCGGCGTCAAGGTGCGTTCCGGCAGGCATGCCGGCGGCACCAGCGGCATCGCGCCGGTCGACCTCGCGCTCGAGGCCGCCGACAAGGTCGGCCTGCCGCTGATGGCACATATCGACGAGCCGCCGCCCGGCCGCTCGGAAGTGCTGCCCAGGCTGCGCCGCGGCGATATCCTCACCCACTGCTTCCGACCGTTTCCCAACGCGCCGGTCTTCGCTTCGGGCGCGGTACGGCCGGACATGCGCCTCGCCCGCGAGCGCGGCGTCATCTTCGACATCGGCCACGGCATGGGCTCCTTCGACTTCGAGGTTGCGAAGGCGATGCTCGCCGAAGGCCTGGCGCCCGACGTCATCTCGAGCGACGTGCATCTTTACTGCGTCGACGGCCCGGCCTTCGACATCCTCGTCTGCATGTCTAAGCTCATGGCGCTCGGCATGCCGCTGGTCGAGGTGCTGCGCGCCGCGACGCAGCGCCCGGCGGAGGCAATCGCGAGGCCGGAGCTCGGCACGCTGAAGGTTGGCGGCATCGGCGATGTCGCGGTGCTCAAATTGCAGCCGGGTCGCTTCACCTTCGTCGACGCGGTCGGCGCCTCGCTGGTCGCGGACCAACGGCTGGTCTCCAACGGCATCGTCATCGGCGGCAAATGGTGGCCGAACGAAGCGCCCGACCGCAACGAGACCGAGCGCTTCGAAGCGCACGCGCATCATACGCATGTCGAGGTTGCGGCCAGGCATTTTGGCCCCTCGTCGTCATTCTAG
- a CDS encoding ATP-binding protein, with amino-acid sequence MTVAIEMGQTTAGAPAALDLEELLATRLLVQGNSGSGKSHLLRRLLEQSAPWVQQTIVDPEGDFVSLGERYGHLVIDAEEHTERGLQAAGERARIHRVSTVLNLEGLDAENQMRRAAAFLGGLFEVARDHWYPMLVVVDEAQLFAPAAAGEVSDEARKLSLGAMTNLMCRGRKRGLAGIIATQRLAKLAKNVAAEASNFLMGRTFLDIDMARAADLLGMERRQAEAFRDLERGHFMALGPALSRRPLSLRIGSTETSPRNGTPRLMPLPEATLEDARSVILAAPPPETVRPQRRPSPDLLDQLMAAKAAPLDIRPEPAEPQPSAEDLAERRERMDRILRAILAEPDAGFRVIGVLYQEFVVRCRIEGLASVVPDLSEFRRMLTRARAGVGSDMAEDDAWRDVSVRASLLPEDMQGVFMMIARAAKEGWPCPSDAAIARAYGSHSLRRARRLLDYIEEQGLIVCQIDGAGRRTVTLVELAWATAPGDPNAEGQDSSAA; translated from the coding sequence ATGACGGTTGCAATCGAGATGGGGCAGACGACGGCGGGCGCGCCGGCGGCCCTCGACCTTGAGGAACTGCTGGCAACCCGCCTGCTGGTGCAGGGCAATTCGGGCTCCGGCAAGTCGCACTTGCTGCGCCGTCTGCTGGAGCAGAGCGCGCCCTGGGTGCAGCAGACCATCGTCGACCCCGAAGGCGACTTCGTCTCGCTCGGCGAGCGCTACGGCCATCTGGTGATCGATGCCGAGGAGCATACCGAGCGCGGCCTGCAGGCGGCCGGCGAGCGGGCGCGCATTCATCGCGTCTCGACGGTGCTCAACCTCGAAGGGCTCGATGCCGAGAACCAGATGCGGCGCGCCGCCGCCTTCCTCGGCGGCCTGTTCGAAGTCGCGCGCGACCATTGGTACCCGATGCTGGTGGTGGTCGACGAAGCCCAGCTCTTCGCGCCGGCCGCCGCCGGCGAGGTTTCCGACGAGGCGCGCAAGCTTTCGCTCGGCGCCATGACCAATCTGATGTGCCGCGGCCGCAAGCGCGGGCTTGCCGGCATCATCGCCACGCAGCGGCTGGCAAAGCTCGCCAAGAACGTCGCGGCGGAAGCCTCCAACTTCCTGATGGGCCGGACCTTCCTCGACATCGACATGGCGCGCGCGGCCGACCTGCTCGGCATGGAGCGCCGGCAGGCGGAGGCGTTTCGCGACCTGGAACGCGGCCATTTCATGGCGCTCGGGCCCGCATTGTCGCGCCGCCCGCTGAGCCTGCGGATCGGCTCGACGGAGACGAGCCCGCGCAACGGCACGCCGCGGCTGATGCCGCTGCCGGAAGCAACGCTCGAGGATGCGCGCTCGGTCATCCTGGCGGCGCCGCCGCCGGAGACGGTACGGCCGCAGCGCCGGCCCTCGCCGGACCTGCTCGACCAGCTGATGGCGGCCAAGGCCGCGCCGCTGGACATCCGTCCGGAACCGGCCGAGCCGCAACCGAGCGCCGAAGACCTCGCCGAGCGGCGCGAGCGGATGGACCGAATCCTGCGCGCCATCCTGGCCGAGCCCGACGCCGGTTTCCGCGTCATCGGCGTGCTTTACCAGGAGTTCGTGGTTCGCTGCCGCATCGAGGGCCTCGCGTCGGTCGTGCCCGACCTTTCGGAGTTCCGCCGCATGCTGACGCGCGCCCGCGCCGGCGTCGGCTCCGACATGGCCGAGGACGATGCCTGGCGGGACGTTTCGGTGCGGGCGTCGCTGCTGCCCGAGGATATGCAGGGCGTGTTCATGATGATCGCCCGCGCGGCAAAGGAAGGCTGGCCCTGCCCGAGCGACGCGGCGATCGCGCGGGCCTATGGATCTCACTCCTTGCGCCGTGCCCGGCGGCTGCTCGATTACATCGAGGAACAGGGCCTCATCGTCTGCCAGATCGACGGCGCCGGCCGGCGCACGGTGACGCTGGTCGAGCTCGCCTGGGCGACGGCGCCGGGCGATCCGAATGCCGAAGGGCAGGACAGCTCGGCGGCGTGA
- a CDS encoding ABC transporter substrate-binding protein → MKKYLTMGPLPMIPLLAGAALLASVGVSSAEGKYTIGISNTVQGNGWREEMICAMKAQALASGEVAKLNIAHRNTDAAGQLEDIRNLISAKVNAIVVNPADPAGIKAGLEEATKAGIVVVAVDQAVTEPSAYIISNNQEQYAYLGAKWLFQQMGGKGEVLYMRGAAGASADSDRDKGFKKALAEFPDVKVAQEVFTGWQQDQGKQQILSFLATGAPINGIWTSGIDNVIVDALVEQQAPMVPVVGADNAGFVGQLNSVKDLVGAAVTNPGSIGGAGITLALQILDGKKPAQQTVLVEPQLWENATDEGKAKLKAAADPSLSPEWPVSISIPDWTTYTKDQIVACKGPGE, encoded by the coding sequence ATGAAGAAATACCTGACCATGGGCCCGCTACCCATGATTCCACTACTTGCAGGTGCTGCCTTGCTTGCCTCGGTGGGCGTCTCGTCCGCCGAAGGCAAATACACGATCGGCATTTCCAACACCGTGCAGGGCAATGGCTGGCGCGAGGAGATGATCTGCGCCATGAAGGCGCAGGCGCTTGCCTCTGGCGAGGTGGCGAAGCTCAACATCGCCCACCGCAATACCGACGCCGCCGGTCAGCTCGAGGACATCCGCAACCTGATCAGCGCCAAGGTCAACGCCATCGTCGTCAACCCGGCCGACCCGGCGGGCATCAAGGCCGGCCTGGAGGAAGCCACCAAGGCCGGCATCGTCGTCGTCGCCGTCGACCAGGCGGTGACCGAGCCGTCCGCCTACATCATCTCCAACAACCAGGAGCAATATGCCTATCTCGGCGCCAAGTGGCTGTTCCAGCAGATGGGCGGCAAGGGCGAGGTGCTTTACATGCGCGGCGCCGCCGGCGCCTCGGCCGACAGCGACCGCGACAAGGGCTTCAAGAAGGCGCTGGCCGAATTCCCGGATGTCAAGGTCGCGCAGGAGGTGTTCACCGGCTGGCAGCAGGATCAAGGCAAGCAGCAGATCCTGTCCTTCCTCGCCACGGGAGCGCCGATCAACGGCATCTGGACCTCCGGCATCGACAACGTCATCGTCGACGCGCTGGTCGAGCAGCAGGCGCCGATGGTGCCGGTTGTCGGCGCCGACAACGCCGGCTTTGTCGGCCAGCTGAACTCGGTCAAGGACCTGGTCGGCGCGGCCGTCACCAACCCCGGCTCGATAGGCGGCGCCGGCATCACGCTGGCGCTGCAGATCCTGGACGGCAAGAAGCCGGCGCAGCAGACCGTTCTGGTCGAGCCGCAGCTCTGGGAGAACGCCACCGACGAGGGCAAGGCCAAGCTGAAGGCCGCCGCCGATCCGTCGCTCAGCCCCGAGTGGCCGGTCTCAATCTCGATCCCGGATTGGACCACTTACACCAAGGACCAGATCGTCGCCTGCAAGGGCCCGGGCGAATAA
- a CDS encoding NAD(P)/FAD-dependent oxidoreductase yields the protein MLDIAPSQQAATWLGTFGRALEAGDIEAATNLFIEDCYWRDLLAFTWNIKTMEGPAAIREMLGATLSMAQPLHWRLSGEASVDDGVIEAWFTFETVVARGEGILRLRDGRCRTLFTAMSELKGFEEQKGPARPLGIRHKADPERETWAEKRAREARELGVHEQPYCLVIGGGQGGIMLGARLRQLGVPTLIVEKNARAGDSWRNRYRSLVLHDPVWYDHLPYIPFPENWPVFTPKDKMGDWLEMYARVMELNYWVATKCVSAAYDEAEKVWTVVVDRVGQRITLKPKHIVFATGAYGPPRQIDLPGADSFTGELLHSSQYSTGEKFRGKRVAVIGAASSGHDVSVDLWEAGAKITIVQRSPTTVVKSDTLMEVGFEIFSEKALARGITTDKADMIVASTPFALVPKGQRALYDIIRERDAEFYERLSASGFAIDFGEDETGLLMKAYRTGSGFYIDVGACELILNGEIAVKSGVGIKSLTPSGILFEDGSELAVDAIISCTGYQSMNETVAGIVSREVADKVGPCWGLGSGVKGDPGPWQGELRNMWKPTAQAALWFHGGNLALSRFYSKFVAMQLKARMEGIATPVYGEPSNSRT from the coding sequence ATGCTCGATATCGCACCATCGCAACAGGCGGCAACCTGGCTCGGCACCTTCGGCCGTGCGCTCGAGGCCGGCGACATCGAGGCGGCGACCAACCTTTTCATCGAGGATTGCTACTGGCGCGATTTGCTTGCCTTCACCTGGAACATAAAAACCATGGAAGGGCCGGCGGCGATCCGCGAGATGCTGGGGGCGACGCTGTCTATGGCGCAGCCCTTGCATTGGCGCCTGTCCGGTGAAGCAAGCGTCGATGACGGCGTCATCGAGGCCTGGTTCACTTTCGAGACGGTGGTGGCGCGAGGCGAGGGCATCCTGCGGCTCAGGGACGGCCGCTGCCGCACGCTGTTCACGGCGATGAGCGAGCTCAAGGGCTTCGAGGAGCAGAAGGGACCGGCCCGTCCGCTCGGCATCCGCCACAAGGCCGATCCCGAGCGTGAGACCTGGGCGGAGAAGAGGGCGCGCGAGGCGCGCGAGCTTGGCGTGCACGAGCAGCCCTATTGCCTGGTGATCGGCGGCGGCCAGGGCGGCATCATGCTCGGCGCCCGGCTGCGACAGCTCGGCGTTCCGACGCTGATCGTCGAGAAGAATGCGCGCGCGGGCGATTCCTGGCGCAACCGCTACCGTTCGCTCGTGCTGCACGATCCGGTCTGGTACGACCATCTGCCCTACATTCCGTTCCCGGAGAACTGGCCGGTCTTCACGCCCAAGGACAAGATGGGCGACTGGCTTGAAATGTATGCCCGCGTCATGGAGCTGAACTACTGGGTCGCCACCAAATGCGTCAGCGCCGCCTATGACGAGGCCGAAAAGGTCTGGACGGTGGTGGTCGACCGCGTCGGCCAGCGCATCACGCTGAAACCGAAGCATATCGTCTTCGCCACCGGCGCCTACGGGCCGCCGCGTCAGATCGATCTCCCCGGCGCGGACAGCTTCACGGGCGAGCTCCTCCATTCCAGCCAGTATTCCACCGGCGAGAAGTTCCGCGGCAAGCGCGTCGCGGTGATCGGCGCGGCAAGTTCGGGCCATGATGTCAGCGTCGATCTCTGGGAGGCAGGCGCCAAGATCACCATAGTGCAGCGCTCGCCGACGACGGTGGTGAAGTCCGACACGCTGATGGAAGTCGGCTTCGAGATTTTTTCGGAGAAGGCGCTGGCGCGCGGCATCACCACCGACAAGGCCGACATGATCGTCGCCTCGACGCCGTTCGCGCTGGTGCCGAAAGGTCAGCGCGCACTCTACGATATCATCCGTGAGCGCGACGCGGAGTTCTACGAGCGCCTCAGCGCCAGCGGCTTCGCCATCGACTTCGGCGAGGACGAGACCGGGCTTTTGATGAAGGCCTATCGCACCGGTTCAGGTTTCTACATCGATGTCGGCGCCTGCGAGCTGATCCTGAACGGCGAGATCGCGGTGAAGAGCGGCGTCGGCATCAAGTCGCTGACGCCGAGCGGCATCCTGTTCGAGGACGGCAGCGAACTTGCCGTCGACGCGATCATCTCCTGCACCGGCTACCAGTCGATGAACGAGACGGTGGCGGGGATCGTCTCGCGCGAGGTTGCCGACAAGGTCGGCCCGTGCTGGGGCCTTGGCTCCGGCGTCAAGGGCGACCCCGGCCCGTGGCAGGGCGAGTTGCGCAACATGTGGAAGCCGACGGCGCAGGCGGCGCTGTGGTTCCACGGCGGCAACCTGGCGCTGTCGCGCTTCTATTCGAAGTTCGTGGCGATGCAGCTCAAGGCGCGCATGGAAGGGATTGCGACGCCGGTTTACGGCGAGCCGAGCAATTCGCGAACCTAG
- a CDS encoding ABC transporter permease: MSSSATMPQPVSFGRRLKRFMADRPLIPLVILLVILVVFLQLLRPGIVNERWIANTAKFAIPLAILAGCQTMTMLTGGIDLSVGTVATMSAFIMATQIVNQDPAVAFVLAMLPAVLIGLVNGIGVGVFRVHPLIMTLGTSLIGTGFLQVYQRTVIASGARIPDFLNWLGTGLTYGFPNALFLFVPVAALVVFTLNRTGFGRLLYAVGDNERAARLSGVRYWQVITALYVISSLLAGITGLLYIGLIKAPSLSLAEPLVLPSVAAAVIGGTSIFGGRGGYMGTIVGALILTVLTTLLTILHMPEGGRRILFGFIVLFVTAAYLRIIEDR; this comes from the coding sequence ATGAGCTCAAGCGCGACCATGCCCCAACCGGTATCGTTCGGCCGCCGACTGAAGCGCTTCATGGCGGACCGCCCGCTCATTCCGCTGGTCATACTGCTCGTCATCCTTGTCGTGTTCCTGCAGCTCCTGCGCCCCGGCATCGTCAACGAGCGCTGGATCGCCAACACGGCGAAGTTCGCCATTCCGCTGGCGATCCTCGCCGGCTGCCAGACCATGACCATGCTGACCGGCGGCATCGACCTTTCCGTCGGCACGGTGGCGACGATGAGCGCCTTCATCATGGCCACCCAGATCGTCAACCAGGATCCGGCGGTGGCGTTTGTCCTCGCCATGCTGCCGGCGGTGCTGATCGGCCTCGTCAACGGCATCGGCGTCGGCGTCTTCCGCGTCCATCCGCTGATCATGACGCTTGGCACCAGCCTGATCGGCACCGGCTTCCTGCAGGTCTACCAGCGCACCGTGATCGCCTCCGGCGCCAGGATTCCGGACTTCCTCAACTGGCTGGGCACCGGCCTCACCTATGGCTTCCCCAACGCGCTCTTCCTGTTCGTGCCGGTGGCGGCGCTGGTCGTCTTCACGCTCAATCGCACCGGCTTCGGCCGCCTGCTCTATGCCGTCGGCGACAACGAGCGCGCGGCGAGGCTTTCCGGTGTCCGCTACTGGCAGGTGATCACCGCGCTCTACGTCATCTCCAGCCTGCTCGCCGGCATCACCGGCCTGCTCTATATCGGCCTGATCAAGGCGCCGTCGCTCTCGCTCGCCGAGCCCCTCGTGCTGCCTTCGGTGGCGGCCGCCGTCATCGGCGGCACCTCGATCTTCGGCGGCCGCGGCGGCTATATGGGCACCATCGTCGGCGCGCTGATCCTGACCGTGCTGACGACGCTGCTCACCATCCTGCACATGCCCGAAGGCGGCCGCCGCATCCTCTTCGGCTTCATCGTCCTGTTCGTGACCGCGGCCTATCTGAGGATCATCGAGGACCGGTAG
- a CDS encoding ABC transporter permease, translated as MMRFLRRQGWVAGLLALLIFLFVITRLIQPGYGSGDFGSLARAVLPYAFAVAAQTVVVIAGGIDLSVAAMMALTSVTAASMMSGASEEYAFFVVPFVLAMGLVLGALNGLLIVVTRVPDIVVTLATLFVLQGAALLVLDAPGGAAADWLKATVVGTMPIPNVPDNIDAWVPKALVLLLVCLFVIWIPLRRSRLGLSIYAIGSDELAAFRSGVPVARTRIVAYALSGLFAALGGLSLTISTGIGAPIPGPYLLASVAAVVLGGVALGGGKGGLLGPIIAVFVLRLVRTDLTLLAIDPNVTAIIEGAIMVAVVMFGAFITIRGRPAGATP; from the coding sequence ATGATGCGCTTCCTGCGCCGCCAGGGCTGGGTCGCCGGCCTGCTCGCCTTGCTCATCTTCCTGTTCGTCATCACCAGGCTGATCCAGCCGGGCTACGGCAGCGGCGACTTCGGCTCGCTGGCGCGGGCAGTTCTGCCCTACGCCTTTGCAGTTGCCGCGCAGACCGTCGTCGTCATCGCCGGCGGCATCGACCTCTCCGTCGCCGCCATGATGGCGCTGACCAGCGTCACCGCCGCCTCGATGATGAGCGGCGCCAGCGAGGAATATGCCTTCTTCGTCGTGCCCTTCGTGCTGGCCATGGGGCTGGTGCTCGGCGCGCTGAACGGCTTGCTCATCGTCGTCACCCGCGTGCCGGATATCGTCGTCACCTTGGCCACGCTGTTCGTGCTGCAGGGGGCGGCGCTGCTGGTGCTCGACGCGCCCGGCGGCGCCGCCGCCGACTGGCTGAAGGCAACCGTCGTCGGCACCATGCCGATACCGAACGTGCCTGACAATATTGATGCCTGGGTGCCGAAGGCGCTGGTGCTGCTGCTCGTCTGCCTTTTCGTCATCTGGATCCCGCTCAGGCGCTCGCGCCTCGGCCTTTCCATCTACGCCATCGGCAGCGACGAACTCGCCGCCTTCCGCAGCGGCGTGCCGGTGGCGCGCACCAGGATCGTCGCCTATGCGCTCTCCGGCCTGTTCGCAGCGCTTGGCGGGCTGTCGCTCACCATCAGCACCGGCATCGGCGCGCCGATTCCAGGCCCTTATCTGCTCGCCAGCGTCGCCGCGGTGGTGCTGGGCGGCGTCGCGCTCGGCGGCGGCAAGGGCGGGCTGCTCGGGCCGATCATCGCCGTCTTCGTGCTCAGGCTGGTGCGCACCGACCTCACGCTTTTAGCCATTGACCCCAATGTCACCGCCATCATCGAGGGCGCCATCATGGTGGCCGTGGTGATGTTCGGCGCCTTCATCACCATCCGCGGCCGCCCGGCAGGAGCAACGCCATGA